The genomic stretch TTTTGATGTAGAAGTGTTGGTTAAAGACCTTACAGGAAAGTTTTCTGAGGATGCTTCTGTAAATCTTAAAAGACTAGGCTCTATTTCAGGAATTTCCGTTCGAAATTTTGATCAGGTGGAGCATGATCGCTTGGATGATAAAACGATTATTATTGATGCGCTTTTCGGAACCGGATTATCAAGGCCTCTGGCTGATGAGTATAAAGAATTGGTTGATTGGATTAATAAAAAAGAGAATATTAAGATTTCAATTGATGTTCCGTCAGGTCTTTCTGCTGATAGTCTTTTTGATGATGATTCTATAGTTTTAAAAGCAAATTATACACTGAGTTTTCAATGCTGGAAGCGAAGTTTTCTTCATCCGGAAACAGGTAAATTTACCGGAAGGGTAATTATTCTGGATATTGGACTTAACCAAGAATATTATAACATAACTGAGACGGATTATTGGGGGACCGATGATTCTTTTGCAGGCTCTCTTTTCAAACCCAGAAATGAATTTGCCCATAAAGGAAATTATGGCAAGGCAATTATTGCAGGGGGAAGCTATGGCAAAATGGGAGCTGCTGTATTAGCAACAAAATCTGTTTTGAAAACAGGTGCCGGACTTACTTTTACATTGGCTCCTCAATGTGGATATGAGATTTTACAAACCACTTGTCCGGAAGCCATGTTTATAGAAGGTGGAGAGCAGTTTATCAGTGATTTTAATGTTGATAAAGAAGCTTTCATAGGAATAGGCCCTGGTTTGGGAAAACATAAAGATACTCAAAAGGGATTATTGCGCTTTCTGAAAGAGCATCAGGCTCCATTGGTATTGGATGCTGATGCGTTGAATATTATTTCTGAAGAT from Chryseobacterium indologenes encodes the following:
- a CDS encoding NAD(P)H-hydrate dehydratase; the protein is MKIFSAEQIRRWDQFTISHEPISSIQLMERASMAVASWISENCKAHKKAVLFCGNGNNGGDGLAVARMLYLKGFDVEVLVKDLTGKFSEDASVNLKRLGSISGISVRNFDQVEHDRLDDKTIIIDALFGTGLSRPLADEYKELVDWINKKENIKISIDVPSGLSADSLFDDDSIVLKANYTLSFQCWKRSFLHPETGKFTGRVIILDIGLNQEYYNITETDYWGTDDSFAGSLFKPRNEFAHKGNYGKAIIAGGSYGKMGAAVLATKSVLKTGAGLTFTLAPQCGYEILQTTCPEAMFIEGGEQFISDFNVDKEAFIGIGPGLGKHKDTQKGLLRFLKEHQAPLVLDADALNIISEDPENLQLIPKQSMITPHPKEFERLFGKTENSFKRLELAKEKAKDLSIYIVLKDHHTQVVTPEGNVYYNLTGNAGLAKGGSGDILTGILTSLMAQGYSEKDTCLLGVWLHGKAADFAAEKHSKESMLPTDVIDELGNVFIELNNRAEQSL